One Glycine max cultivar Williams 82 chromosome 8, Glycine_max_v4.0, whole genome shotgun sequence genomic window, ttaatacgTGGTGAAAGATCGACTATCTGATCccatatataatataacaatgGCGTTTtcgttgttgttttcttttgttttaatgacgtttgatttgtttcatgttttccagggttttcctttcttttttgttttgaatttgaatatggGATATGATGACAACCTTTTGACACCCAGTCTTACTTGCTCCATTGGGGTACTATGGTGAGAGTTTAATTGTCTGATCCTTTATAATTGTCCTGCCTAGTAATTTCTTGTCATTCCCCCATTGGTTTCTATGATTtggaaaaaatgttatttatctGAATAAATTTCCCCTTAAATTTGTTATTGGTACATTATGAAATGTGATTGCAATGAGAAGATATGATGATGTTTATCCATCAATTCTGCAATTGAATGATGATTACTAACATGCACTACCATCTGATCCCTTGCATCTTTTTTCATAAGTCATTGTTGTTGAGTAATCTTGTTTGACTAATTATTAGTGATTACTGCAATTTAGGTTTtcgttttttaattattatctgcCCATGGTATCTGATATCCTGAGTTCGGACTTTTGTCTTGTTATAGCTGGATATCTCGTTTTAAGGGCATATATAAAATTCTTACAGGCCTTGCGACACAGTTGGCTTTCTTTGCTATAAGCCTTCTGTTACTATTTTCCTGTTTAAATCTCTTCAATATATTGTTATTTGTCTTCTAAAACGTTTTCATCTAATAATACTTTTTACTATACCAGAAAATTGTTTGATCTGCAATCTGTGATGACATTTCAATAATGTGCTGATTTTCTGTGATTATTATCCTAAATATCACCATCTTTCGGCTGAGATTGCAGTTCAAATTGTTCtagtttatgaaattattaatcTGGTGCGGATAAACAAAGTTCATATTTTCGGACCTGACAACTTTTTGATAATACTATTTTGGACAGACTAACTGGCGCAGACCAAAGGGTATCGATTCTCGTGTTAGGAGAAAGTTCAAGGGATGCACTTTGATGCCAAACATTGGTTATGGTTCAGACAAGAAGACCCGCCACTATCTCCCTAATGGTTTCAAGAAATTTGTTGTTCACAATGTGAAGGATTTGGAACTGCTCATGATGCACAACAGGTGAACCATTTAGTCCAAATTAGATTTTCAGTTGATTGTTTTGCATCAAATGTTTCCTGATCactttatttgtctttattttaggACTTACTGTGCTGAGATTGCCCACAATATATCcacaagaaagagaaaagatatAGTCGAGAGAGCCGCGCAGCTTGATGTTGTTGTGACAAACAAAACGGCCAGATTACGCAGCCAGGAGGATGAATAGTCTAAATGACTGAAAAAGTCACTTATCTGTAGTGATTCTGTAGTTCAATATCGAAGTtgcagtttaattttaaattgaattttgctTCAGTGTATTTTGCTTCAGTGTATTTTGCTTATTGGGAACCAGGTTTTTGATGTGCCTCTTTCATGTAAGTCGTATCTTGATTTGTTTTTAGGAACAAAAATATACGAAACCTTAATCTTTGGCTGTGTGATAACGTTGATGAGTTTTTTTTGGGGGTCCTTTTGATAATTTTTCAAACACTTATGAGAAGAAAAGGTTAAACatgattaattttgaatttttcaaacacatttaaGATATATAGTTAAATTACCTCAATTACGTAATTTACAATATAATCACGTATATGGTAtggaaaatttgtttttattgtaaaataattttttttttcttattaatcatTTCTTGAATATCAAGAgggtttattaaaattattttatggtatttcgtgtatttttttttatctgctgaaaagttcaattaattgttttttcaattaattattttttaaatcggtttttttagtagttttaaCGGTTTTTAAGTAGTACTTtaagtaatgtttttttattagtttttagttttttatatatttttttatttgtctttaatcatttattaaatttctgtttatttttttataaatagattataatttaattattttatatttttcagtttgattttattaaatatttataatttaataaattaattttttagtttttagttaactttttaattagttttgttgAATATAgcctaaaaaataatatcaagaaAGTCTAGTCAAAGTGATTGAGACATGggttaaggataaaaaaaatcatgtttttactgtgctttatttttttcatcatggAAATGCACTTGACTAACAAAATCATGTTTATGCTTTTACTGTGCTTTATTTTTGTCACGGAGTGTAGACAATGAAATCTATGTTTCTAATGAAAGAGTATTTTTGGAGTACTGTTAAAGGGCATTCAGGTGAATAGTACTAATAACAAAAGTGGTAGTTCCAATAGTAACTCCCCCGGTTTGGCCCAACCCATTTGCACTTGCCTCTATCCAAAAAAACCCTAGACGCAGCAGCGCTTATATATACTGCTACTCTATTTCCTCTCGGATCTCAGTCTCTACCTCAAACCACTCCAGAAAAAATGGCGGTGCCTCTTCTCTCGAAGAAGATCGTGAAGAAGAGGCTGAAGAAGTTCAAGAGGCCTCAAAGTGACAGGAAGATTTCTGTGAAGGTATCCATTCtaccttttttctttctgcTTAATTTacatgcactttttttttttattcgaaGAAAGTTAAGATGTGTTGTTTGGATGagtaattttgtaatattaCACTGTGTTTGTACGGCATATGGATGTTGAACTTCATgaacttgtgtttattttctaattttttggcTTTAGTTAAGGATGTGATGATAGTATTTTGTCGCCCCAGTCTTAATTTGCACCACTAGGTGTAAATATGGTGATTGACACTATAACTGATCCTGCTATTTTATATGCTCTATCTTgtattttttgtcaattttatttgaattgggtagttttttgtttttaatttcttcttgatgTCTCAATTATTATTTGGACCGATGGGATACAAGGTTAATGTTTTAACACCCATTATTACTATATATGTTTATACATGGTGAAAGACAGACTATCGGATCCCATATATCATACATGAATTAAAGTTGTGTCTTGTTTTATGATGTTTTAATTGTTGTGTTTGCTagggttttcctttttttttaattttaatttgaatatgggATTTGATGACAACTTTTTGACACCCAGTCTTACTTGCTCCATTGGGGGTACTCTGGTGAGAGTTTAGTTGTCTGATCTCTTGAATGGCTGCCTAGCAATTTCTTGTCATTGTCCCATTGATTTCTATGACTTGGAAACAAAGCTATTTAACTGAACAAATTTCCccttaaatttgttatttctaCATTATGAAATGTAATTGCAAAGACAAGATATGATGATGTTTATCCATCAATTCTGCAATTGAATGATGATTACTAACATGCACTACCATCTGATCCCTTGCATCTTTTTTCATATGTCATTGTTGTTGAGTAGTCTTGTTTGACTAATTATTAGTGATTACTGCAATTTAGGTTTtcgttttttaattattatttgccCATGGTATCTGATATCCTGAGTTCGGACTTTTGTCTTGTTATAGCTGGATATCTCGTTTTAAGGGCATATATAAAATTCTTACAGGCCTTGCGACACAGATGGCTTTCTTTGCTATAAGCCTTCTGTTACTATTTTCCTGTTTAAATCTCTTCAATATATTGTTATTTGTCTTCTAAAACGTTTTCATCTAATAATACTTTTTACTATACCAGAAAATTGTTTGATCTGCAATCTGTGATGACATTTCAATAATGTGCTGAGTTTCTGTGATTATTATCCCAAATATCACCATCTTTCGGCTGAGATTGCAGTTCAAATTATTAATCtagtttatgaaattattaatcTGGTGTGGATAAACAAAGTTCATATTTTCTGACCTGAACTTTTTGATAATACTATTTCAACAGACAAACTGGCGCAGACCAAAGGGTATCGATTCCCGTGTTAGGAGAAAGTTCAAGGGATGCACTTTGATGCCGAACATTGGTTATGCTTCAGACAAGAAGACCCGCCACTATCTCCCGAATGGTTTCAAGAAATTTGTTGTTCACAATGTGAAGGATTTGGAACTGCTCATGATGCACAACAGGTGAATCATTTAGTCCGAATTAGATTTTTAATTCTGATTGTTTTGCATCAAATGTTTTCTGACCACTTGAGTTGTCTTTATTTTAGGACTTACTGTGCTGAGATTGCCCACAATATATCcacaagaaagagaaaagatatAGTCGAGAGAGCCGCGCAGCTTGATGTTGTTGTGACAAATAAAACGGCCAGATTACGTAGCCAGGAGGATGAATAGTCTAAATGACTGAAATTTACTTATTTGTAGTGAACCTGGTGACACTAGTTGTGACATTGTATTTTGATCATCTTTTATTCTCGTATAAATTGTAGGACTGAAATTTACTTGTTTGTAGTGAACCTGGTGACACTAGTTGTGACATTGTATTTTGATCATCTTTTATTCTCGTATTAATCGTATAAAAAATTGCATTTTGATCATCTTTTTCTCCCGTCGCTTGCCGtgtcaaattcaatggcttctggATTTCGGTTTTGGATCTCATTGACCATTTAGATAATAGTATGTTAtcagataaatatataaaatttgtgcCATTGTTATCCTTTAAACCTCACTTTATAAAATGATTCATGTAATTAAGCCAAACCATGTTCGATGATAAGTCAAAGTACGAGTGACTAAACCATGTTCAATGATGAAGTAAATTGTGTACTTAAGCTAAATTACGTGGCATGGAGTGAAGTGTCTACCCCAAAATGGGTATTCCTAGCAGTCAAAAGGATAAGTTATTCCAAATACATAAATACAAAAGTGAAGGAAATATAGATGGATTTGGGGTACACAAATTAGGGTTATGCAGAGCTTgtaggatttgaggtcaaaaaGTTAAGTGGGAAGTTCATTgcatatattttagtatttcaCTATACTACTATACTATATAACTTGGAAAATTTATAATGCAAAGCCACTACCCATCTTAATTTTCAAATAGAATCTTAAAAGGCTTCAGCAAAAACCCttcttaattttcaatttggTATTCTAATGAGAAAAGAGAATGGATTTAGCAGCTTGATTCAATAGAAAGGAAAGAGGGGAGAAAGGGATTCTATAGTATGTATACAAAATCATGGTAATCAACATAAATCATCAATACAATAAAAGAACAAGCAAGTACAACAACAAGCTCATATCTAACCCAATGGTATGAATCTGAAACTGAATCCAAAAGCAAGGCCCTAGTGTACCATGTATTCTGAATAAGCATCAAAATCAGTAGTGCCAACCTGATCAGCATGTATTAACTCCATCCTTGCAATCTTTAGTCAAATTATAGAACGTTTCCACGCGTGTCTTTCCACGGTAAAAGACCTCTGTATCCACTGCAACTCTCATGTACCCATCAAACTCAACAGGCTTTCCACTGTTGAGAAGCGTGGTCTCGTTATACCACTCGCTTGTATTTCCCCACAGCTCCTTATAATCATCAAGCAAATGCACCTTGTAATTTGACCTCAACTTATCAAAGTAATTATAATAAGGCTCATTGGTGGCAATATACAAATGCCTCCAAGGCTGAACCATCCATTTGAGCTTCTCAACAAGAACATCTGGTGACGTATCATAATCCAAATGAGGCCACAGCTCCTTGTTCTGAGCTTTCTCTCCCCGAACCACATGGACCGCATCAAAATCCCAGTCCAACCTTCCACTAATCTCAGTAACAATATTCATCAACCTCTTGGATTTCCACACAGCATGCCAAGGCCTCTGAACATACTGAGCAGCCTCACCTTCACAAACCCTATACCAATAATTCTCAGGCTCTGGCGCATCAAAC contains:
- the LOC100803186 gene encoding 60S ribosomal protein L32-1, with the translated sequence MAVPLLSKKIVKKRVKKFKRPQSDRKISVKTNWRRPKGIDSRVRRKFKGCTLMPNIGYGSDKKTRHYLPNGFKKFVVHNVKDLELLMMHNRTYCAEIAHNISTRKRKDIVERAAQLDVVVTNKTARLRSQEDE
- the LOC100802667 gene encoding 60S ribosomal protein L32-1-like (The RefSeq protein has 1 substitution compared to this genomic sequence), encoding MAVPLLSKKIVKKRLKKFKRPQSDRRISVKTNWRRPKGIDSRVRRKFKGCTLMPNIGYASDKKTRHYLPNGFKKFVVHNVKDLELLMMHNRTYCAEIAHNISTRKRKDIVERAAQLDVVVTNKTARLRSQEDE